The nucleotide sequence CGTTAGCGGGGGCTTTCGATGATCGAAACCCGAATTTTCAATGATGGTGATTTATTTTAGTGTCGCTGACCTGGAAATTGCATGAGACGTTTTGCTTGAGTAAATATATTGCAGTCAAAGGATCATAGTCATGATGCTCAGGATTTTAAGTTTGTGCTTATTGAATTGTTTCACCTGTCTGATAATGTCAGGTTGCGGGAATGCAGGCCCTGAACTTGCTACCGTAACCGGTAACGTCACTCTCGATGGAAAACCCGTACCTGATGCACGGGTTGATTTTTCCCCGCAGGAAGGACGTGCTTCGGTCGGTACAACAAATGCCGAAGGCGTTTATGAATTACAGTACTCCCTCGAAAAAGAAGGGGCAGTGATTGGTTCGCATAATGTCAAAATCACCACGGAACGTGCGACAACAGGGGGTGAAGGAAATGAACCGCTGGTACCCGGTTCTAAGGAACTGCTTCCATCAGTATATAATTCGAATAGCCAGCTGACTGCCGAAGTCACATCAGGTGAAAATGTCATTGATTTTTCTCTCCAGAGTCAACCCGACTAACAGGAATCACACAAACAAAAAAGGGCGGCTGATCTTAGATCAACCGCCCTCTCGCAGTTTCAATTTTCAATTACTGAAAACTCTTCTGGCGTCTCGTTGACTAGTTCGAACAAGTCGGAGCAGGTGCCGTGCAAGTCTTAGGTGCTGGAGCCGTACAGGTTGGCTCGGGGCAGCAGGTGGGCACGGGTACCTTGCGGCAGACTTGTCTCGGCACACATCGTGTTTTGGTCACACAAACAGTTCGCGGTACACACTTGGTTCGGGTGACATACCGTGTGCAGCAGACCTGCTCACAGGTAGTGTAAGGAACTTTGCGGGTACAGGTTTTTTGCTCATAGCTGCAGGTGGTGTAGGGAACCTTGCGGGTCCGGCATTCTGAAACCATGGTGCAAGTGGTGTAAGGAACCTGTTTGGTCACACATTCTTCTTTCCAGCAGCAGGTCGTGTAAGGAACCTTGCGGGTTCGGCATTCACGGACCATCTGGCAGGTCGTATAAGGAACCTTCTTGGTTCGTGTTTCGCACTCATAGCGAACGCAGGTGTACGGTACCTTCTTGGTAATCGTGCAGGGAACTCGCTCACATACTGTGTAAGGAACCCGCTCGGTTTTGCACTCGCGTTCGTAAGTTGTGCAGCAGACTTTGCGGGTGACCTTCTTGGGGCACCAGACTCGTCGGCAGATCGTAGTGCCGGGGCACTGTACTTTAACTGTTTTGCAGCAACCGGGTTTGTAGATCGGGCAGCAGGAGCTGCAATCGTATTCCCAGGTTCCTGGTTCACAGACACATTTATCGACAACTGGTCCCGGGCAGTGCTCGGTGACTGTTTTCCATTCGCCACAGCAGACTTCAACATCATGCCAGGTATGAACGGGTTTGCAGATCGTACGGCAGACATCCCGGTAACAGGTTTTGTAATTGGTTTTGTAGATCGTGCAGCACACATCACGGTAGTGTGTTTCACAGATCGGACGGCGGACGGTGTAGCAGACATCCCGGTAGCAGGTGTTATAAACCGGCTTGCAGACTGAATAGCAGACATCTTTGTAGCAGGTGTTATACACCGGGCGACGACGTTTGCAGGTTACAGTTTTATAGCAGGTTTTATAAACAGGACGGCATACATTGTAGCAGACCTCTCGGTAACAGGTCTGATACACGGGCTTGCAGACCGTGTAACATTCATCACGGTAGCAGGTCTTATACACATTCTTGGTGTACTGCACGGGAACTTTTTCACAGACAGTATCATAGACTGTCTTCTGGCAGGTATAGTTCTGCTTTTCCCATACGGTTTCAACAACGGTTTTATAGCAGGTACTTGAGCACTCTTTGGCAGCACAGTAATCGCCACAAGAAGT is from Gimesia maris and encodes:
- a CDS encoding FixH family protein; the protein is MCLLNCFTCLIMSGCGNAGPELATVTGNVTLDGKPVPDARVDFSPQEGRASVGTTNAEGVYELQYSLEKEGAVIGSHNVKITTERATTGGEGNEPLVPGSKELLPSVYNSNSQLTAEVTSGENVIDFSLQSQPD